In the genome of Triticum urartu cultivar G1812 chromosome 5, Tu2.1, whole genome shotgun sequence, one region contains:
- the LOC125510150 gene encoding F-box protein At1g53790-like isoform X2, protein MSPSRPRPTISSSGDLPADVLYEVLLRIPAKELCRLRVVCPSWRSLTSDPPFVTAHTSRHHTAPPLLAMGYRDGSGVSGVAISDLSGNVVKRIPSTRYEIVGVNKSGDPIGRFTSKNDSICVVRTRLDLVCFNRNALSGSFWVLNPATGATIDLPMGFSEEIAHELEVKGIKEWDCRDESFAFGQVSSIREYKALRISTVDDRKVCEVITFVDTNHGSWRRKQYPPSYICTSHKMRCAVVDGVVYFLMEFCSSYYETEVFTIEPGSVASFNLDTEEWMGVLHGPEQLQRF, encoded by the exons ATGTCGCCCTCGAGGCCGCGCCCAACCATCTCCAGCTCCGGTGACCTGCCCGCGGACGTGCTGTACGAGGTCCTCCTCCGCATCCCGGCCAAGGAGCTCTGCCGCCTCCGCGTTGTCTGCCCCTCCTGGCGCTCCCTCACCTCCGACCCGCCCTTCGTCACGGCTCACACGTCCCGCCACCACACGGCTCCCCCGCTCCTCGCCATGGGCTACCGCGACGGCAGTGGAGTTAGCGGCGTTGCGATTTCGGATTTGTCGGGCAACGTCGTGAAGCGGATTCCAAGCACCAGGTATGAGATTGTTGGGGTGAACAAGTCCGGTGATCCCATTGGCCGGTTCACAAGCAAGAACGATAGCATCTGTGTTGTGCGCACGCGGCTAGACCTCGTCTGTTTCAACAGGAATGCCCTGTCTGGGTCCTTCTGGGTGCTGAACCCAGCCACCGGAGCTACCATCGACTTGCCAATGGGCTTCTCCGAGGAAATTGCGCATGAGCTAGAGGTGAAGGGAATAAAGGAATGGGACTGCCGAGATGAGTCGTTTGCTTTTGGGCAGGTCTCCTCTATCAGGGAGTACAAAGCGCTCCGCATCTCTACAGTTGATGACCGGAAGGTATGTGAGGTTATCACCTTTGTTGACACCAACCATGGAAGCTGGAGGAGAAAGCAGTACCCTCCGTCCTATATCTGTACCAGTCACAAGATGAGATGTGCGGTCGTCGATGGGGTGGTGTACTTCCTGATGGAATTTTGCTCCTCCTATTATGAAACTGAGGTTTTTACAATTGAACCTGGTAGCGTAGCTTCGTTCAACCTTGACACAGAGGAGTGGATGGGTGTTCTACATGGTCCAGAACagctgcagag attttga
- the LOC125510150 gene encoding F-box/kelch-repeat protein At3g23880-like isoform X1, which translates to MSPSRPRPTISSSGDLPADVLYEVLLRIPAKELCRLRVVCPSWRSLTSDPPFVTAHTSRHHTAPPLLAMGYRDGSGVSGVAISDLSGNVVKRIPSTRYEIVGVNKSGDPIGRFTSKNDSICVVRTRLDLVCFNRNALSGSFWVLNPATGATIDLPMGFSEEIAHELEVKGIKEWDCRDESFAFGQVSSIREYKALRISTVDDRKVCEVITFVDTNHGSWRRKQYPPSYICTSHKMRCAVVDGVVYFLMEFCSSYYETEVFTIEPGSVASFNLDTEEWMGVLHGPEQLQRFVQENGEYSVFEIEQGLSLAELNPCLVMVHNIHNVSMVLWFLTDFEKGIWVKKYSLPSHVARLFWYPFLMLDDTMREFSSVGWKA; encoded by the coding sequence ATGTCGCCCTCGAGGCCGCGCCCAACCATCTCCAGCTCCGGTGACCTGCCCGCGGACGTGCTGTACGAGGTCCTCCTCCGCATCCCGGCCAAGGAGCTCTGCCGCCTCCGCGTTGTCTGCCCCTCCTGGCGCTCCCTCACCTCCGACCCGCCCTTCGTCACGGCTCACACGTCCCGCCACCACACGGCTCCCCCGCTCCTCGCCATGGGCTACCGCGACGGCAGTGGAGTTAGCGGCGTTGCGATTTCGGATTTGTCGGGCAACGTCGTGAAGCGGATTCCAAGCACCAGGTATGAGATTGTTGGGGTGAACAAGTCCGGTGATCCCATTGGCCGGTTCACAAGCAAGAACGATAGCATCTGTGTTGTGCGCACGCGGCTAGACCTCGTCTGTTTCAACAGGAATGCCCTGTCTGGGTCCTTCTGGGTGCTGAACCCAGCCACCGGAGCTACCATCGACTTGCCAATGGGCTTCTCCGAGGAAATTGCGCATGAGCTAGAGGTGAAGGGAATAAAGGAATGGGACTGCCGAGATGAGTCGTTTGCTTTTGGGCAGGTCTCCTCTATCAGGGAGTACAAAGCGCTCCGCATCTCTACAGTTGATGACCGGAAGGTATGTGAGGTTATCACCTTTGTTGACACCAACCATGGAAGCTGGAGGAGAAAGCAGTACCCTCCGTCCTATATCTGTACCAGTCACAAGATGAGATGTGCGGTCGTCGATGGGGTGGTGTACTTCCTGATGGAATTTTGCTCCTCCTATTATGAAACTGAGGTTTTTACAATTGAACCTGGTAGCGTAGCTTCGTTCAACCTTGACACAGAGGAGTGGATGGGTGTTCTACATGGTCCAGAACagctgcagaggtttgtgcaagAGAACGGGGAATACAGTGTCTTCGAAATTGAACAAGGGTTATCATTGGCTGAGTTGAACCCTTGCTTAGTTATGGTTCATAATATTCATAACGTATCTATGGTCTTGtggtttttgacagattttgagAAAGGTATCTGGGTCAAGAAATACAGCTTGCCTTCACATGTTGCTAGGCTTTTTTGGTATCCTTTTCTCATGTTAGATGACACTATGAGAGAATTTTCTTCAGTGGGATGGAAGGCCTAG
- the LOC125510152 gene encoding protein DETOXIFICATION 40-like, whose translation MRQGREEERQARIGIVRAMGGASEATDSKIRSPLLTSLQRTAGGHGAGKQLESILNDESVPWVRRMCAATAVEMRMLVPLAAPAVLVYMINYLMSMSTRIFSGHLGTLELAAVSLGNTGIQFFAYGLMVRSFFHSNFCE comes from the coding sequence ATGAGGCAAGGCAGGGAAGAGGAAAGGCAGGCACGCATAGGCATAGTGCGCGCCATGGGCGGCGCCAGCGAGGCTACGGACAGCAAAATACGGAGCCCGCTGCTGACATCCCTGCAGCGGACAGCCGGCGGGCATGGAGCAGGCAAGCAGCTTGAGAGCATCCTGAACGACGAGTCCGTGCCGTGGGTGAGGCGGATGTGCGCGGCGACGGCGGTGGAGATGCGGATGCTGGTTCCCCTGGCGGCGCCCGCTGTGCTGGTGTACATGATCAACTACCTCATGTCCATGTCGACGCGGATCTTCTCCGGCCATCTCGGCACGCTCGAGCTCGCCGCCGTTTCCCTCGGCAACACCGGCATCCAGTTCTTCGCCTACGGCCTCATGGTACGTTCTTTCTTCCATTCCAACTTCTGTGAATAg
- the LOC125510153 gene encoding protein DETOXIFICATION 40-like, with amino-acid sequence MGSALETLCGQAYGANKLDMLGIYMQRSTVLLMATGVPITVLYVFSRPILILLGESPEIARAAAIYVHGLISQIFAYAANFPIQKFLQAQSIIAPSAYISAATLVVHLVLSYLVVYQFGLGLLGASFMLSTSWWIIVIGQFVYIITSSRCRLTWTGFSLQAFSDLPEFLKLSLASAVMLCLETWYFQILVLIAGLLKDPEMVLASLAVCMTISEWVLMIPFGFYAATSVRVSNELGAGNPKSAAFSVVVVTMLSFVLSVIISVVILLCSDYISYIYTDGENVAVAVSKMTPLLALTIILNGIQPVLSGVAVGCGWQAFVAYVNIGCYYAVGIPLGFLLGFYFDLGAVGIWSGMIGGTLMPTVILVWVTLRTDWNKEVADAMKRLQRWEGNTPLLAGQE; translated from the exons ATGGGGAGCGCGTTGGAGACGCTGTGCGGGCAGGCGTACGGCGCAAACAAGTTGGACATGCTGGGCATCTACATGCAACGCTCCACCGTGCTGCTCATGGCCACCGGCGTCCCTATCACCGTCCTCTACGTGTTCTCCCGCCCCATCCTCATCCTCCTCGGCGAGTCCCCTGAGATCGCACGCGCCGCGGCCATCTACGTGCACGGCCTCATCTCGCAAATCTTCGCCTACGCCGCCAACTTCCCGATCCAGAAATTCTTGCAGGCGCAGAGCATTATAGCGCCGAGCGCCTACATCTCGGCAGCCACGCTCGTCGTCCACCTCGTCCTCAGCTACCTCGTCGTCTACCAGTTTGGGCTGGGGCTTCTGGGCGCCTCGTTCATGCTCAGCACCAGCTGGTGGATCATCGTCATCGGGCAGTTCGTCTACATCATCACAAGCAGCCGATGCCGCCTCACGTGGACTGGATTCTCCCTGCAGGCATTCTCCGATCTGCCTGAATTTTTGAAGCTGTCCCTTGCCTCTGCTGTCATGCTTTGCCTGGAGACTTGGTACTTCCAGATACTGGTGCTCATTGCTGGCCTCCTCAAGGACCCCGAAATGGTTCTCGCATCGCTCGCTGTTTG CATGACCATTTCTGAATGGGTGCTCATGATTCCATTTGGATTCTACGCAGCAACCAG TGTGAGGGTGAGCAATGAGCTTGGTGCGGGCAACCCCAAGTCAGCGGCATTCTCAGTTGTGGTGGTGACAATGTTGTCGTTCGTCCTATCAGTTATAATCTCGGTAGTCATCCTGCTCTGTAGTGATTACATCAGCTACATTTACACCGACGGCGAAAATGTGGCAGTAGCCGTGTCCAAGATGACCCCACTCCTGGCACTCACCATAATCCTCAATGGCATCCAACCAGTACTATCAG GGGTAGCCGTGGGCTGTGGTTGGCAAGCGTTTGTCGCCTATGTCAACATCGGCTGCTACTATGCCGTGGGCATCCCCCTTGGCTTCCTCCTTGGCTTCTACTTCGACCTCGGTGCAGTG GGCATATGGAGTGGTATGATTGGAGGTACATTGATGCCGACTGTGATCCTAGTGTGGGTTACCTTGAGGACAGACTGGAACAAAGAG GTGGCTGATGCTATGAAAAGATTGCAGAGGTGGGAAGGCAATACACCTCTATTGGCAGGACAAGAATGA